One genomic segment of Oncorhynchus kisutch isolate 150728-3 linkage group LG15, Okis_V2, whole genome shotgun sequence includes these proteins:
- the LOC109905156 gene encoding ADP/ATP translocase 2, translating to MNETVISFGKDFLAGGISAAISKTAVAPIERIKLLLQVQHASKQITVDKQYKGIMDCVVRIPKEQGFLSFWRGNLANVIRYFPTQALNFAFKDKYKQIFLDGVDKKQFWRYFAGNLASGGAAGATSLCFVYPLDFARTRLAADVGKAGAGREFNGLGDCLKKIYKADGLKGLYQGFSVSVQGIIIYRASYFGVYDTAKGMLPDPKNASILVSWAIAQSVTAVAGLTSYPFDTVRRRMMMQSGRKGGDIMYTGTIDCWKKIARDEGGKAFFKGAWSNVLRGMGGAFVLVLYDELKKVL from the exons ATGAATGAGACCGTCATCTCGTTCGGCAAGGACTTCTTGGCTGGTGGTATTTCCGCTGCCATCTCCAAAACAGCTGTAGCCCCTATTGAAAGAATCAAGCTGCTTCTTCAG GTGCAACATGCTAGTAAACAGATCACCGTTGACAAGCAGTACAAGGGCATCATGGATTGCGTCGTCCGTATCCCCAAGGAGCAGGGCTTCCTGTCATTCTGGAGAGGGAACTTGGCCAACGTCATCAGATACTTCCCCACCCAGGCCCTCAACTTTGCATTCAAGGACAAATACAAGCAAATCTTCCTGGATGGCGTGGACAAGAAACAGTTCTGGAGGTACTTCGCTGGTAACCTGGCCTCTGGCGGTGCTGCTGGAGCCACCTCCCTGTGTTTTGTGTACCCCCTCGACTTCGCCAGAACCCGACTGGCTGCTGATGTCGGTAAGGCCGGTGCTGGGCGTGAGTTCAATGGCCTGGGTGACTGCTTGAAGAAGATCTACAAGGCTGACGGTCTGAAGGGCCTGTACCAGGgcttctctgtgtctgtccaggGCATCATCATCTACAGAGCTTCTTACTTTGGCGTCTATGACACAGCCAAGG GCATGCTGCCAGATCCAAAGAACGCCAGCATCCTTGTCAGCTGGGCCATCGCGCAGTCGGTGACTGCAGTCGCCGGTCTTACATCCTACCCCTTTGATACCGTCCGTCGTCGCATGATGATGCAGTCTGGGCGCAAAGGAG GTGACATCATGTACACTGGCACCATTGACTGCTGGAAGAAGATCGCGAGGGATGAGGGTGGCAAGGCCTTCTTCAAAGGAGCCTGGTCCAACGTTCTCCGAGGCATGGGTGGTGCCTTCGTGCTAGTTTTGTACGATGAGTTGAAGAAGGTCCTCTAA
- the LOC109905155 gene encoding solute carrier family 25 member 43, with protein MATVKPDDRLTRSQGFMCVGFAGVFSKTVTSPLELVKIKSQVGTFHCKKGFLHSFLVVYQNEGLRGFWKGNLVSCLRLFPYSAVHLATYKHIVHLHMDELGYISQWRAILAGGLAGVSAALATYPLEVAETRLIAQNCREPTYRGVVHTLSKIYQTEGLRTLYSGFSLTVLGAFPFSIGCYAVYVNLDKLWREPQFRFTPLQNFINGCLAAGIAQTFSYPFETVKRKMQAQNPRLPHYGGADVHFTGMLDCFRQVIRNKGILTLWSGITANMIKIVPYFGLLFSCFEMCKQVCLYRNGYIVSPLSYKLAPGVDQSMGPTEVEEVKRYLKNRSFQSQQGSRW; from the exons ATGGCAACAGTTAAACCAGATGACAGACTGACACGTTCTCAGGGCTTTATGTGCGTTGGTTTTGCTGGAGTTTTCAGTAAAACTGTCACGTCGCCTCTGGAGTTGGTGAAAATCAAGAGTCAAGTAGGCACATTTCACTGTAAAAAAGGCTTTCTGCACAGCTTTCTTGTCGTCTACCAGAATGAAGGCCTACGGGGATTTTGGAAGGGAAACCTCGTCTCCTGTCTCCGCCTGTTTCCTTACAGCGCCGTCCATTTGGCAACATACAAACA TATCGTCCACCTCCACATGGATGAATTGGGCTACATCTCTCAGTGGAGGGCAATTTTGGCTGGTGGGCTAGCTGGTGTAAGTGCTGCACTGGCCACGTACCCTCTGGAGGTGGCAGAGACTCGCCTCATAGCTCAGAACTGCAGAGAGCCCACATACAGGGGGGTGGTCCACACGCTCTCCAAGATATACCAGACCGAAGGCCTTCGAACACTCTACAGTGGATTCTCTCTCACAGTCCTAG GTGCGTTTCCCTTCTCCATTGGTTGCTATGCAGTTTACGTCAACTTGGATAAGCTGTGGCGGGAGCCCCAATTCCGGTTCACTCCACTACAGAACTTCATAAATGGCTGCTTAGCGGCAGGAATAGCTCAAACCTTCTCCTACCCCTTTGAAACTGTGAAAAGGAAAATGCAG GCCCAGAATCCTCGGCTCCCGCATTACGGTGGGGCCGATGTCCACTTCACTGGAATGCTGGACTGCTTCAGGCAGGTGATCAGAAACAAGGGCATCCTGACACTGTGGAGTGGCATCACAGCCAACATGATCAAG ATTGTCCCTTACTTTGGCCTTCTCTTCAGCTGCTTTGAGATGTGCAAGCAGGTCTGTCTGTACCGCAACGGGTACATTGTGTCTCCATTGAGCTATAAGTTGGCACCAGGAGTGGACCAGAGCATGGGCCCCACTGAGGTAGAAGAGGTGAAACGGTACTTGAAGAATAGGAGTTTTCAGTCACAGCAAGGAAGTCGCTGGTAA